One bacterium DNA segment encodes these proteins:
- a CDS encoding glycosyltransferase family 4 protein: MNERRINIITSVYSPEVGGPGVYLASLKEVLEKRGYAVAVLVRPGFFTLLSKIKNNDVVLAHATPKILLPVYIARFAKRFSLTIRIGGDFFWERAVEEGRYFGTLRDFYRSRNFQFPISNFQTSAPLRVAILYWVMKFLLRRADAVVFTASLLRDIYVPLFELDEKKVHTIMHPILELRPISSSSTKSVIRNSQLNNSSQTKSAIRLLYAGRFLKLKNLHMLLEVFAEARKKHPNIHLTLIGEGPEGEALKAISHKLKAGDAVIFKDPTSHDNILEEMSRSDLVVLPSLSEVSPNLLTDALAAGAPVLATQENGLYGIFKESATWFNPMSKEDFSAKLEALLVPGALDELREKKKTHLQQRTWSEVAEEYENVFQQSV, translated from the coding sequence ATGAATGAAAGGCGCATCAATATTATAACCAGCGTGTACTCTCCCGAGGTTGGTGGGCCGGGGGTGTATCTTGCGTCGCTGAAAGAAGTGCTAGAGAAGCGCGGATATGCCGTTGCTGTTTTAGTACGCCCCGGTTTTTTTACCCTGCTTTCAAAAATTAAAAATAACGATGTGGTGCTCGCGCATGCCACGCCAAAAATTTTGCTTCCAGTTTACATAGCGCGTTTTGCAAAGAGATTTTCACTTACCATAAGGATTGGAGGAGATTTTTTTTGGGAACGAGCGGTTGAGGAGGGGAGATATTTCGGGACATTGCGCGACTTCTATCGAAGTCGTAATTTCCAATTTCCAATTTCCAATTTCCAAACCTCCGCTCCGCTCCGGGTTGCCATTCTTTATTGGGTGATGAAGTTTTTGTTGCGGAGAGCGGATGCTGTCGTGTTTACTGCATCACTTCTGCGCGATATCTATGTGCCGCTTTTTGAGCTTGATGAGAAAAAGGTGCATACCATAATGCATCCGATTCTAGAATTACGACCTATAAGTTCATCCTCAACCAAATCCGTAATCCGAAATTCGCAATTGAATAATTCTTCGCAAACAAAATCCGCCATTCGACTGCTCTATGCGGGAAGATTTCTCAAATTGAAAAATCTGCATATGTTGCTTGAAGTTTTTGCAGAAGCAAGGAAAAAACATCCGAACATTCACCTGACACTTATTGGGGAGGGCCCTGAAGGCGAAGCCCTAAAAGCTATAAGCCATAAGCTAAAAGCTGGGGATGCTGTTATATTCAAAGATCCTACGAGTCATGATAACATCTTAGAAGAAATGAGCCGTAGCGACTTGGTAGTGCTTCCCTCGCTCTCCGAAGTAAGTCCCAATCTGCTTACCGATGCTCTTGCCGCCGGCGCTCCCGTGCTTGCAACGCAAGAGAACGGTCTTTATGGGATTTTCAAGGAGAGTGCTACATGGTTTAATCCGATGTCAAAAGAAGATTTCTCGGCAAAGCTCGAAGCCTTGCTTGTTCCGGGAGCTCTTGATGAACTGCGCGAAAAAAAGAAGACCCATCTCCAGCAAAGAACATGGAGCGAGGTTGCTGAAGAATATGAGAATGTTTTTCAGCAGTCAGTTTAG
- a CDS encoding polysaccharide deacetylase family protein — protein sequence MHSLKKLIRNIFFASCVIVDKFVPSRGVPIFLYHSIDNSGSPISTTPQNFAWQMAYLARHGWFTMTLDELLQLMKANRIPKKRFIITFDDGFRNVFTEALPILQTFGFTATAYIATEFVGRTNSYVTARMPEFPMMTWDDIKTLREAGWQIESHGHTHTNMPELENSKVYWELQVSRDHLEKHAGIRAKHFCYPRGKYTASIVQAVKDADYKSATSIHVGLVRAGSDPWILERLPVNDRAIPLHFKALLTEPYSWFASVRRMIIGRY from the coding sequence ATGCATTCTCTAAAAAAACTTATCCGAAATATATTTTTTGCCTCCTGCGTAATCGTGGACAAATTTGTTCCCTCACGCGGAGTGCCGATATTTTTATATCACTCTATTGATAATTCCGGCTCCCCCATTTCCACGACACCGCAGAATTTTGCCTGGCAGATGGCGTATTTAGCTCGCCACGGATGGTTCACCATGACGCTCGACGAACTGCTCCAGCTCATGAAGGCAAATCGAATTCCCAAGAAGCGTTTTATCATCACGTTCGATGACGGATTCCGCAACGTCTTCACGGAGGCGCTTCCCATTCTGCAAACATTCGGTTTTACCGCAACGGCCTACATTGCAACCGAATTTGTCGGGCGTACCAATAGTTATGTGACCGCGCGGATGCCAGAATTTCCCATGATGACCTGGGACGATATTAAAACTTTGCGGGAAGCCGGGTGGCAGATAGAATCGCACGGGCATACGCATACGAACATGCCGGAACTTGAAAACTCCAAGGTCTATTGGGAGCTTCAGGTATCGCGGGACCATCTGGAAAAACATGCCGGTATACGCGCAAAACACTTTTGTTATCCACGGGGGAAGTACACCGCCTCCATCGTGCAGGCCGTGAAAGACGCCGATTACAAAAGCGCTACATCAATTCATGTCGGTCTGGTACGCGCAGGGTCTGACCCATGGATTTTGGAGCGCCTTCCGGTGAACGATCGCGCCATCCCATTGCACTTCAAGGCCCTTCTCACAGAGCCTTATAGCTGGTTTGCAAGCGTCCGAAGGATGATTATAGGAAGATATTAG